Proteins found in one Nostoc sp. NIES-3756 genomic segment:
- the lysS gene encoding lysine--tRNA ligase, which translates to MSEEDIRAARLEKVEQLRQIGTNPYAYRWESTHHAAQLQEQFVDLPNGEEVELEAAIAGRIMARRVFGKLAFFTLEDETGTIQLYLEKNRIQESMAEIDADAFNHLKQLTDVGDILGAKGTIKRTEKGELSVYVKQYTILTKSLLPLPDKWHGLTDVAKRYRQRYVDLIVNPEVRQTFRRRAQITAGIRRYLEERDFLEIETPVLQSEAGGADARPFVTYHNTLEMGLYLRIATELHLKRLIVGGFEKVFELGRIFRNEGISTRHNPEFTSIEIYQAYADYNDMMALTEGIITTVAKDVLGTLQITYQGATVDLTPPWRRVTMHDLVKEYTGIDFHAFSSLDEAKAASKNAGIPGVDEAQSIGKLLNLAFEEKVETSLIQPTFVIDYPVEISPLAKPHRSQPGLVERFELFIVGRETANSFSELTDPIDQRERLEAQAARKAAGDLEAQGVDEDFLTALEYGMPPTGGLGIGIDRLVMLLTDAASIRDVIAFPLLKPEKSETSAE; encoded by the coding sequence ATGTCGGAAGAAGATATCCGTGCCGCTAGGCTGGAGAAAGTAGAACAACTCAGGCAGATAGGAACTAACCCCTACGCCTACCGTTGGGAGTCTACCCATCACGCAGCCCAATTGCAAGAACAATTTGTTGATTTACCCAATGGAGAAGAAGTCGAGTTAGAAGCCGCCATTGCCGGACGCATTATGGCGCGTCGCGTTTTTGGAAAACTGGCTTTCTTCACCTTGGAAGATGAAACAGGCACAATTCAGCTTTATCTAGAGAAAAATCGTATCCAAGAAAGCATGGCAGAAATTGATGCCGATGCTTTTAATCATCTCAAACAACTCACAGATGTAGGGGATATTCTGGGAGCTAAGGGAACAATAAAACGGACTGAAAAGGGCGAATTATCGGTTTACGTCAAACAATACACCATCCTCACTAAATCTCTTTTGCCCCTACCCGACAAGTGGCATGGGTTGACGGATGTTGCCAAACGCTACCGTCAACGGTATGTTGACTTAATTGTTAACCCTGAAGTTCGGCAAACTTTCCGCCGTCGCGCCCAAATTACAGCAGGTATTCGCCGTTATTTAGAAGAGCGCGATTTCTTAGAAATTGAAACCCCTGTTCTGCAAAGTGAAGCTGGCGGTGCTGATGCGCGTCCCTTCGTCACCTACCACAACACCTTAGAAATGGGGTTGTATCTGCGAATAGCCACAGAACTCCATCTCAAGCGGTTAATTGTGGGTGGTTTTGAAAAAGTGTTTGAATTGGGACGAATTTTCCGCAATGAGGGAATTTCTACCAGACACAACCCCGAATTTACTTCAATTGAAATTTACCAAGCCTACGCCGACTACAACGATATGATGGCGTTAACGGAAGGTATTATTACCACTGTTGCCAAAGATGTACTCGGCACATTGCAAATTACCTATCAAGGTGCAACTGTGGATTTAACCCCACCTTGGCGGCGGGTGACAATGCACGATTTAGTTAAGGAATATACAGGTATAGATTTCCATGCTTTCTCAAGTTTAGATGAAGCGAAAGCAGCAAGTAAAAATGCTGGTATTCCTGGTGTGGATGAAGCCCAATCTATAGGTAAATTGCTGAATTTAGCCTTTGAAGAAAAGGTAGAAACTAGCTTAATTCAGCCTACTTTTGTAATTGATTATCCTGTAGAAATATCCCCACTAGCTAAACCTCATCGTTCTCAACCAGGGCTAGTGGAAAGGTTTGAGTTATTCATAGTTGGGCGCGAGACTGCGAATAGTTTCTCAGAATTAACAGACCCCATCGACCAAAGAGAACGCTTAGAAGCCCAAGCTGCCAGAAAAGCGGCGGGTGACTTAGAAGCCCAAGGTGTAGATGAAGATTTCCTCACCGCTTTGGAATATGGTATGCCCCCCACAGGCGGTTTAGGTATCGGAATTGATCGGTTAGTCATGTTACTAACTGATGCTGCCAGTATTCGGGATGTGATCGCATTCCCCTTACTCAAGCCGGAAAAATCAGAAACCTCAGCAGAATAG
- a CDS encoding glyoxalase-like domain protein, with translation MVIAASVISFRLTPLLGSFLPSLPLDSLFSTQGIMVMLLAAYAGAMWLFLTSAPKVHTVMVSDLEIARQLYEGLLDLPAAEVPLHYYYNYEQTIGATGIDPLYMSTSPSWSGKSMTNASDGLWYQLKKNTQLHVITGASLGVKNQQRHVCFDRDCLEMILMRVETRGLKFKIRNNKPLNFLVKDYEGRIIEIAEVAN, from the coding sequence ATGGTTATAGCAGCTAGTGTCATATCTTTCCGGCTTACCCCCCTTTTAGGCTCCTTCTTGCCCTCCCTACCCCTAGATAGCCTATTTTCTACCCAAGGCATCATGGTGATGCTGTTAGCAGCTTATGCTGGCGCTATGTGGTTATTTCTCACCAGCGCTCCCAAAGTGCATACTGTGATGGTGTCTGACTTAGAAATTGCCCGACAATTATACGAAGGGCTGCTAGATTTGCCAGCCGCAGAAGTACCGTTACATTACTACTACAACTACGAACAAACTATAGGCGCAACGGGGATAGATCCGCTATATATGTCCACAAGCCCCAGTTGGTCAGGTAAGTCCATGACCAATGCTAGCGATGGTTTGTGGTATCAATTAAAGAAAAATACTCAACTGCACGTCATTACAGGCGCGAGTTTAGGTGTAAAGAATCAACAGCGTCACGTTTGCTTTGACCGTGATTGCTTAGAAATGATTTTAATGCGGGTAGAAACACGCGGTTTAAAATTCAAGATACGTAACAATAAGCCCTTAAACTTTTTAGTTAAAGACTATGAAGGGCGAATTATCGAAATAGCGGAAGTAGCTAATTAG
- a CDS encoding RNA polymerase subunit sigma-70 gives MQIPHFSEANHPLVKSLFHHTDQELLDLFQHHADAGKYFTVIFCRYSPIVYTLIQHSARSPVQADYLFALTWRHIYYELGGLNLKNPSPGQEGLTLQNWLINITAFCINEIQLPPTEAIHYSLQATSPPLWCYVEQALDQLPPMLRLMVLMAQSFHWSETRIAAYLQAEGEKVSPAEVANFLQEGYRMLEDKLPADIRAIYLGEDLVKS, from the coding sequence ATGCAAATTCCCCATTTTTCTGAAGCTAATCACCCATTGGTAAAGTCGCTATTTCACCACACAGACCAAGAATTGCTGGATCTGTTTCAGCATCATGCCGATGCTGGCAAGTATTTTACGGTGATTTTTTGCCGCTATAGCCCCATAGTCTACACTTTAATCCAACATTCAGCGCGATCGCCTGTACAGGCAGATTATCTTTTTGCCTTAACTTGGCGGCATATATATTATGAACTCGGTGGACTCAACTTAAAGAATCCGTCTCCTGGCCAGGAAGGTTTAACTTTGCAAAACTGGCTAATTAACATCACAGCTTTCTGTATCAACGAAATTCAGCTACCACCCACCGAAGCAATTCATTATTCTCTACAAGCAACTTCACCACCACTCTGGTGTTATGTCGAACAAGCCCTAGACCAACTACCCCCAATGTTACGTTTGATGGTTTTGATGGCGCAAAGCTTTCACTGGAGTGAGACTCGCATTGCTGCTTACCTACAAGCGGAAGGGGAAAAAGTGTCACCTGCTGAGGTAGCCAATTTTCTCCAGGAAGGCTATCGTATGCTAGAGGACAAATTACCCGCAGACATCCGCGCTATCTACTTGGGTGAAGATTTGGTTAAGTCGTAG
- a CDS encoding tetratricopeptide repeat protein: MTPQHLFSSTKAKNYRLFGFCLLILVSLLYPATAGAADITQQLHRPKNSSFRQLSRDDADSLLRVAEQQYAAGYPQKAIDSGLQALDIFHLVGDVKAKGLTYNLLAKAYIQLGRYKEGEDALRRHLAIARDTKDFQSQIFALNNLGTLLLQYGEPKAAGETIEDAYTIADNVNNIEGEGLSLSNLGLVAARLGDYNRAVKLYETALIFRRRTGDTQGEINTLNNLGDAYLAAGNYLDTISSYGAAMRMAKSIGDRTNQLRAIDGLVTAHSAGGRYERAFELLQQRLTIAQELQNPREELNSFASYAKLYEQLGNYPTARNFYERAITLSQALEDNKQEIFLRDRMTQMLRSKK; encoded by the coding sequence ATGACACCACAGCATTTATTCTCTAGCACGAAAGCTAAAAACTACAGGTTGTTTGGTTTTTGCCTATTAATTCTGGTTTCCCTGCTATATCCTGCAACAGCAGGCGCTGCTGATATTACTCAACAACTCCACCGTCCTAAAAATAGTTCTTTTCGACAACTATCTAGGGATGATGCAGATTCACTATTACGGGTGGCTGAACAACAATATGCTGCTGGATATCCCCAAAAAGCTATTGACTCTGGTTTGCAGGCGTTGGATATTTTTCACCTAGTTGGCGATGTCAAGGCGAAAGGTCTAACTTACAATTTGTTAGCCAAGGCTTATATTCAATTGGGACGCTATAAAGAAGGTGAAGATGCACTACGCCGACATTTAGCGATCGCTCGTGACACTAAAGATTTTCAATCGCAGATTTTTGCCCTAAATAATTTGGGTACTTTGCTACTACAATATGGCGAACCCAAAGCCGCCGGCGAGACTATCGAAGACGCATATACCATCGCCGACAATGTGAACAATATCGAAGGTGAAGGATTATCCTTGAGTAATTTAGGTCTTGTCGCAGCTAGGCTAGGTGATTACAACAGAGCGGTAAAACTTTATGAAACAGCTTTAATTTTCCGTCGTCGTACTGGGGATACGCAAGGAGAAATAAATACTTTAAATAATTTAGGCGATGCTTACTTAGCGGCTGGTAATTATCTCGATACGATTAGCAGCTATGGTGCAGCGATGAGGATGGCTAAAAGTATAGGCGATCGCACCAATCAATTACGAGCCATTGACGGCTTAGTCACAGCACACAGCGCAGGCGGACGTTATGAACGCGCCTTTGAATTACTCCAACAGCGTTTAACCATCGCCCAAGAATTACAAAATCCACGAGAAGAATTAAATTCTTTTGCCTCCTACGCAAAATTATACGAGCAGCTAGGTAACTACCCAACTGCTCGTAATTTTTACGAAAGAGCTATTACACTCTCTCAAGCCTTAGAAGATAACAAACAAGAAATCTTTTTGCGCGATCGCATGACGCAAATGTTAAGGAGTAAAAAGTGA
- a CDS encoding DUF2267 domain-containing protein — protein MTTSIPEKNLPFLEKVKQQSGLGDIYDARDITEVVYRVMRDLMTTEAADRVEGELHKPAEQSDDKSLQMEIADLWHDSNPLVRFLSRVRPPWQGPGIFKIDSDRFLFRVANEGGMQPNVDREKVVKAVFAATKDELSPERIEEIASWLPDHVRQLWQEA, from the coding sequence ATGACAACTTCCATACCGGAAAAGAATTTACCTTTTTTAGAAAAAGTAAAACAGCAGAGTGGTCTAGGCGATATTTACGATGCTAGAGACATAACTGAAGTTGTTTATCGTGTCATGCGTGATTTGATGACTACGGAAGCTGCTGATAGAGTCGAAGGAGAATTACATAAACCCGCAGAGCAAAGTGATGATAAATCTCTGCAAATGGAAATTGCTGATTTATGGCATGATAGCAATCCTCTTGTAAGATTCTTGAGTCGGGTGCGTCCACCTTGGCAAGGCCCTGGTATCTTTAAAATTGATAGCGATCGCTTCTTATTCCGGGTAGCTAATGAAGGGGGAATGCAGCCAAATGTAGACCGGGAAAAGGTGGTTAAGGCAGTCTTTGCTGCTACAAAAGATGAATTATCCCCAGAACGGATAGAAGAAATTGCTAGTTGGTTGCCAGATCATGTTCGTCAACTTTGGCAAGAAGCTTAA
- a CDS encoding sensor histidine kinase produces the protein MFQATRRRLAIWYTAVTAVLLLLFASGVYLYVRSTLVERIDDTLNHVVEIVERSLVIEPDKNDSEQLRINVEASFRNNANTVEDDHIDLEWFSPTGELIWSTFSEPLNIPIHSNRTGETVHVYKQDVSENEQTPYSPLLLRQVTQRVEVGRQVLGYLRVSHPWFEVTKPSRQLIFDLALGTGLMVISVGASGWFLSGKAMEPVGESYQRLKQFTADASHELRSPITLIQTNVQVALADLELTQTEVATSSHYRQQLKVVERLTQRLGKLVNDLLFLARQDGGVSRDGFSACPLDAVLMDVVEEQQLLAQEKAITLNLHLIDPPDGESNPELLENWFTLVGNWDQLVRLFTNLIGNALHYTPAGGAVNVELVRIDKVRYGTPQLQIKVSDTGVGIPSDALPRLFDRFYRVDPARTHKSGNVGKDNATGSGLGLAIAQAIVEHHQGHIQVESTLGKGTTFIVILPINLES, from the coding sequence ATGTTCCAAGCTACTCGTCGTCGTCTGGCTATCTGGTACACTGCTGTCACGGCTGTATTACTGCTGCTGTTTGCTAGTGGTGTGTATTTATATGTTCGCAGTACTTTGGTTGAGCGGATTGATGATACCCTCAATCATGTGGTGGAGATAGTGGAGCGATCGCTTGTTATTGAACCAGACAAAAATGACTCTGAACAACTCCGCATCAATGTAGAAGCCAGTTTTCGCAACAATGCTAATACTGTAGAAGATGACCACATAGACTTGGAGTGGTTTAGTCCCACTGGTGAGTTAATTTGGTCAACTTTTTCGGAACCCCTCAACATTCCTATTCACAGTAACCGCACAGGTGAAACTGTCCACGTATATAAACAGGACGTATCGGAAAACGAACAAACCCCTTATTCCCCTTTGTTATTACGCCAAGTTACGCAACGGGTGGAAGTTGGACGACAGGTTTTAGGATATCTGCGTGTGAGTCATCCTTGGTTTGAGGTGACAAAACCGAGTCGTCAGTTAATTTTTGATTTGGCGCTGGGTACTGGGTTGATGGTAATTTCGGTAGGTGCAAGTGGTTGGTTTTTGTCGGGGAAAGCGATGGAACCGGTGGGGGAGTCTTACCAACGCCTCAAGCAATTTACGGCTGATGCTTCCCATGAATTGAGGAGTCCCATCACTTTAATTCAAACCAATGTGCAAGTAGCCTTAGCAGACTTGGAGTTAACCCAAACAGAAGTTGCTACATCTTCTCACTATCGTCAACAGTTAAAGGTGGTGGAACGATTAACGCAACGTTTGGGTAAGTTAGTTAATGATTTACTATTTTTAGCACGTCAGGATGGAGGTGTTAGCAGAGATGGGTTTTCTGCTTGTCCTCTCGATGCTGTACTGATGGATGTGGTAGAAGAACAGCAACTGTTGGCGCAAGAAAAAGCGATTACGCTTAATCTGCATTTAATTGATCCTCCAGATGGGGAAAGTAACCCGGAGTTATTAGAAAATTGGTTTACACTTGTGGGGAATTGGGATCAATTAGTAAGATTATTCACCAACTTGATTGGTAACGCTTTACACTATACCCCTGCTGGTGGTGCAGTAAATGTAGAGTTGGTGCGGATAGATAAAGTCCGCTATGGTACTCCTCAGTTACAAATCAAGGTAAGTGATACAGGGGTTGGTATTCCCTCCGACGCATTACCAAGATTATTTGACCGCTTTTATCGAGTTGATCCAGCACGCACTCATAAAAGTGGGAATGTAGGTAAAGATAATGCTACAGGCTCAGGATTAGGACTAGCGATCGCTCAAGCTATAGTAGAACATCACCAAGGTCATATTCAAGTAGAAAGCACTCTAGGCAAAGGTACTACCTTCATCGTCATCTTACCAATAAATCTAGAGTCTTAA
- a CDS encoding 2-oxoisovalerate dehydrogenase — protein MKNTSTEIVFLVEEDPEGGYTAKALSESIFTQANDIPSLKEMLRDAVRCHFPDEAERPKAIRLHIVRDEVIAS, from the coding sequence GTGAAAAATACATCAACCGAAATCGTATTTTTAGTTGAAGAAGATCCAGAGGGTGGTTACACAGCAAAAGCTTTAAGTGAATCAATCTTTACCCAAGCTAATGATATTCCTAGTTTAAAGGAAATGTTACGTGATGCGGTTCGCTGTCACTTCCCTGATGAAGCCGAACGACCAAAAGCAATTAGACTGCATATCGTCCGTGATGAGGTAATTGCTTCGTGA
- a CDS encoding type II toxin-antitoxin system HicA family toxin — MKLPRDLSGEDLAKALARFEYVIDRQTGSHIRLTTQLNGEHHITVPAHDPLKVGTLNAILRDVAEHFSLSRDELLSQLFS; from the coding sequence GTGAAATTACCGCGAGATTTATCAGGTGAAGACTTAGCTAAAGCATTAGCGCGTTTTGAGTATGTAATAGATAGGCAAACTGGAAGTCATATTCGTTTAACAACTCAGCTAAATGGGGAACATCATATTACAGTTCCTGCCCATGATCCACTCAAGGTTGGTACACTGAATGCTATCTTGCGGGACGTTGCAGAGCATTTTAGCTTGAGTCGAGATGAATTGCTTAGTCAGCTTTTTTCATAA